The Streptomyces sp. NBC_01689 genome includes a window with the following:
- a CDS encoding thiolase family protein, whose protein sequence is MPRTVRDVVFVDGVRTPFGKAGPKGIYHETRADDLVVKAIRELLRRNPGLDPKKIDEVAIAATTQIGDQGLTLGRTAGILAGLPQSVPGYSIDRMCAGALTAVTTTAGSIAFGAYDAVIAGGVEHMGRHPMGEGVDPNPRFVSEKLVDESALFMGMTAENLHDRYPTITKQRADEYAVRSQEKAAKAYANGKIQQDLVPVSVRNTNAEVGETGWGLVTADEPMRPGTTLENLANLKTPFRVHGRVTAGNAAGLNDGATASIIASEDFAREHDLPVRMRLVSYAFAGVEPEVMGYGPIPATEKALAQAGLTIEDINLFEINEAFAVQVLAFLEHYGIADDDARVNQYGGAIAYGHPLASSGVRLMTQLARQFEEQPHVRYGLTTMCVGFGMGATVIWENPHFEGDK, encoded by the coding sequence GTGCCTCGTACCGTCAGGGACGTCGTCTTCGTCGACGGCGTCCGCACCCCGTTCGGCAAGGCGGGCCCGAAGGGCATCTACCACGAGACCCGCGCCGACGACCTCGTCGTGAAGGCCATCCGGGAGCTGCTGCGCCGCAACCCGGGCCTCGACCCGAAGAAGATCGACGAGGTCGCCATCGCGGCGACCACGCAGATCGGCGACCAGGGTCTGACGCTGGGCCGCACGGCCGGCATCCTCGCCGGGCTTCCCCAGTCGGTCCCCGGCTACTCCATCGACCGCATGTGCGCGGGCGCGCTGACCGCCGTCACCACCACCGCGGGCTCCATCGCCTTCGGCGCGTACGACGCCGTCATCGCCGGTGGCGTGGAACACATGGGCCGCCACCCGATGGGCGAGGGCGTGGACCCGAACCCCCGGTTCGTCAGCGAGAAGCTGGTCGACGAGTCGGCCCTCTTCATGGGCATGACCGCCGAGAACCTGCACGACCGCTACCCCACGATCACCAAGCAGCGCGCCGACGAGTACGCGGTCCGCTCGCAGGAGAAGGCCGCGAAGGCGTACGCCAACGGCAAGATCCAGCAGGACCTGGTGCCGGTCTCGGTCCGCAACACCAACGCGGAGGTCGGTGAGACGGGCTGGGGCCTGGTCACCGCCGACGAGCCGATGCGCCCGGGGACGACGCTGGAGAACCTGGCGAACCTCAAGACGCCCTTCCGCGTCCACGGCCGGGTCACCGCGGGCAACGCGGCCGGTCTCAACGACGGCGCGACCGCCTCGATCATCGCCTCCGAGGACTTCGCCCGCGAGCACGACCTGCCGGTGCGGATGCGCCTGGTCTCCTACGCCTTCGCGGGCGTCGAGCCCGAGGTCATGGGCTACGGTCCGATCCCCGCGACCGAGAAGGCCCTCGCCCAGGCCGGCCTGACGATCGAGGACATCAACCTCTTCGAGATCAACGAGGCCTTCGCCGTCCAGGTGCTCGCCTTCCTGGAGCACTACGGCATCGCCGACGACGACGCGCGCGTCAACCAGTACGGCGGCGCCATCGCGTACGGCCACCCGCTCGCCTCCTCCGGCGTCCGCCTGATGACGCAGCTGGCCCGCCAGTTCGAGGAGCAGCCGCACGTCCGCTACGGCCTGACCACCATGTGCGTCGGCTTCGGCATGGGCGCGACGGTCATCTGGGAGAACCCGCACTTCGAGGGGGACAAGTGA
- a CDS encoding 3-hydroxyacyl-CoA dehydrogenase NAD-binding domain-containing protein produces the protein MSTTAELLKGAAELFPDEVVTSANVRHLDLPFGAGRFALITLDNGFDHTKPTTFGPASLANLNAAIDQVEKEAAAGEIVGAGVTGKPFIFAVGADLKGVELLKRHEDALAIGKGGHEVFKRLSALGVPTFAYYNGAAMGGGVEVGLHCSYRTVSAALPAFSLPEVFLGLVPGWGGCTLLPNLIGADKAVSVVIENSLNQNKQLKGAQVYELGIADALFEGADFLEQSLLWTAAVLKGEIVVERPEIDRGETWDQAVARGRAIADGKVHGAAPAAYRALEIIEAAKDGDLQKGYDAEDTALADLIMGGELRSGIYAFNLVQKRGKRPAGAPDKSLARPVTKVGVVGAGLMASQLALLFLRRLEVPVVLTDIDQERVDKGVGYVHAEIDKLLSKSRINQDKANRLKALVSGVLDKAEGFSDADFIIEAVFEEIGVKQQVFAEVEAVAPAHAILATNTSSLSVTEMASKLKNPERVVGFHFFNPVAILPLLEIVRGEQTDDASLATAFAVAKKLKKTAVLVKDAPAFVVNRILTRFMGEIQNVIDEGTPVAVAEKAVEPLGLPMSPLVLLELVGPAIGLHVSETLNRAFPDRFTVSANLAAVVKAGKRGFYVYSAENGFKPELDPEVAALLQQGEIVLDEEQVRDRVLDAVAQEIGLMLDEGVVAEAQDIDLCLITGAGWPFHLGGITPYLDREGVSERVNGKRFLEPGVASVPS, from the coding sequence GTGAGCACCACCGCTGAGCTTTTGAAGGGTGCGGCCGAGCTGTTCCCCGACGAGGTCGTGACGTCCGCGAACGTCCGTCATCTGGACCTGCCGTTCGGGGCGGGCCGCTTCGCGCTCATCACCCTCGACAACGGCTTCGACCACACCAAGCCGACCACCTTCGGCCCGGCCTCGCTGGCGAACCTGAACGCCGCGATCGACCAGGTCGAGAAGGAGGCCGCGGCCGGCGAGATCGTCGGTGCCGGCGTCACCGGCAAGCCGTTCATCTTCGCGGTCGGCGCCGACCTCAAGGGCGTCGAGCTGCTGAAGAGGCACGAGGACGCGCTCGCCATCGGCAAGGGCGGCCACGAGGTCTTCAAGCGGCTGTCCGCGCTCGGGGTACCGACCTTCGCGTACTACAACGGCGCGGCGATGGGCGGTGGCGTCGAGGTCGGTCTGCACTGCTCGTACCGCACGGTCTCCGCGGCCCTGCCGGCCTTCTCGCTGCCCGAGGTCTTCCTCGGCCTGGTCCCGGGCTGGGGCGGCTGCACGCTGCTGCCCAACCTGATCGGCGCCGACAAGGCCGTCTCGGTCGTCATCGAGAACTCGCTGAACCAGAACAAGCAGCTCAAGGGCGCGCAGGTCTACGAACTGGGCATCGCCGACGCCCTGTTCGAGGGTGCGGACTTCCTGGAGCAGTCGCTGCTGTGGACGGCCGCCGTCCTCAAGGGCGAGATCGTCGTCGAGCGTCCGGAGATCGACCGCGGCGAGACCTGGGACCAGGCCGTCGCCCGGGGCCGTGCCATCGCCGACGGCAAGGTGCACGGGGCGGCTCCGGCCGCGTACCGCGCGCTGGAGATCATCGAGGCGGCCAAGGACGGCGACCTCCAGAAGGGGTACGACGCCGAGGACACGGCGCTCGCCGACCTGATCATGGGCGGCGAACTGCGTTCCGGCATCTACGCGTTCAATCTGGTCCAGAAGCGGGGCAAGCGCCCGGCCGGCGCCCCGGACAAGTCCCTGGCCCGTCCGGTCACCAAGGTCGGCGTCGTGGGCGCGGGCCTGATGGCCTCGCAGCTCGCCCTGCTCTTCCTGCGCCGCCTCGAGGTACCGGTCGTCCTCACGGACATCGACCAGGAGCGCGTCGACAAGGGTGTGGGCTACGTCCACGCGGAGATCGACAAGCTGCTGTCGAAGTCCCGCATCAACCAGGACAAGGCCAACCGCCTCAAGGCCCTGGTCTCCGGTGTGCTGGACAAGGCGGAGGGCTTCTCCGACGCGGACTTCATCATCGAGGCGGTCTTCGAGGAGATCGGCGTCAAGCAGCAGGTGTTCGCGGAGGTCGAGGCGGTCGCCCCGGCGCACGCGATCCTCGCCACCAACACCTCCTCGCTGTCGGTGACCGAGATGGCGTCGAAGCTCAAGAACCCCGAGCGGGTCGTGGGCTTCCACTTCTTCAACCCGGTCGCGATCCTTCCGCTCCTGGAGATCGTGCGCGGCGAGCAGACGGACGACGCCTCGCTCGCCACCGCGTTCGCCGTCGCCAAGAAGCTGAAGAAGACCGCCGTTCTGGTGAAGGACGCCCCGGCGTTCGTCGTGAACCGCATCCTCACCCGCTTCATGGGCGAGATCCAGAACGTCATCGACGAGGGCACGCCGGTCGCGGTCGCGGAGAAGGCGGTGGAGCCCCTCGGTCTGCCGATGTCGCCGCTGGTCCTGCTCGAACTGGTCGGTCCCGCGATCGGCCTGCACGTCTCGGAGACCCTCAACCGGGCCTTCCCGGACCGGTTCACGGTCTCCGCGAACCTCGCGGCCGTCGTCAAGGCGGGCAAGCGCGGCTTCTACGTGTACTCCGCCGAGAACGGCTTCAAGCCGGAGCTCGACCCCGAGGTCGCCGCGCTCCTCCAGCAGGGCGAGATCGTCCTCGACGAGGAGCAGGTCCGTGACCGCGTCCTGGACGCCGTCGCCCAGGAGATCGGGCTCATGCTCGACGAGGGTGTCGTCGCCGAGGCGCAGGACATCGACCTCTGCCTGATCACGGGCGCGGGCTGGCCCTTCCACCTGGGCGGGATCACTCCGTACCTGGACCGCGAGGGTGTCTCCGAGCGAGTGAACGGGAAGCGGTTCCTGGAGCCCGGAGTGGCTTCCGTCCCGTCGTAG